Proteins encoded together in one Nostoc sp. PCC 7524 window:
- the rimI gene encoding ribosomal protein S18-alanine N-acetyltransferase produces the protein MLSSNLKFKSLTSEDLSVILELDQACFGGLWTMEGYQRELDSPNSDLLGIFAPHSSRKLLGMGCFWSILEEAHITIVAVHPQYHRRGLGQALLYFLLKTASDRGLERATLEVRASNLAAISLYQKFGFKTAGRRRRYYQDNGEDALILWLSDLQDRSFPEKLQHWQTMIYSHLQKSSWDLLI, from the coding sequence ATTTTATCTTCTAACTTAAAATTTAAATCTTTGACTTCAGAGGATTTAAGCGTAATCCTGGAACTGGATCAAGCCTGTTTTGGTGGGCTGTGGACTATGGAGGGCTACCAACGGGAGTTAGATAGTCCTAATAGTGATTTACTGGGAATATTTGCCCCTCACTCCAGCCGTAAATTGCTAGGCATGGGGTGCTTTTGGTCAATTTTAGAGGAAGCCCACATTACTATTGTGGCAGTTCATCCCCAATATCACCGCCGAGGTTTGGGGCAGGCTTTACTATATTTCCTGCTCAAAACAGCTAGCGATCGCGGTTTGGAGCGAGCTACCCTGGAAGTCCGAGCTTCTAACTTAGCAGCAATATCTTTATATCAAAAATTTGGCTTCAAAACAGCTGGCAGGCGGCGACGTTATTACCAAGATAACGGCGAAGATGCTTTAATTTTGTGGCTTTCGGATTTACAAGATCGCTCATTTCCGGAAAAATTGCAGCACTGGCAGACCATGATCTATTCTCATCTGCAAAAATCTTCGTGGGATTTGCTGATCTAA